In Montipora foliosa isolate CH-2021 chromosome 13, ASM3666993v2, whole genome shotgun sequence, one DNA window encodes the following:
- the LOC137981825 gene encoding THAP domain-containing protein 1-like: MASGSSEAGGFTCCVPGCYNNSKKHKGKFSFYNFPGDQNLRRQWLHNISRKDFRPTTGHRVCSAHFEGGSKTYQNNVPTVFPLQKSHPKVIKTPRRLLVRHKEEEIQEETKENEPMCPEENQIDSTNHCNNEPSLEDKIIELRQQVAALESRNSKLEFELRFGLEKFKSLDDDMQYYTGMENYSQFKALYNFLDGGVNACSRLNYWGSNNSNLQLDSLEKRGKKRTLLPIDELFLTMARLRVNIPEKVLSDWYKISYMPQTSPEPFAYLVILLSCIVCF; the protein is encoded by the coding sequence ATGGCGTCTGGAAGTAGCGAGGCTGGAGGATTTACTTGCTGTGTTCCGGGCTGCTACAACAATTCGAAGAAACATAAAGGGAAGTTTTCATTTTATAATTTCCCAGGTGACCAAAATTTAAGAAGGCAATGGCTTCATAACATTTCCAGGAAAGATTTTCGTCCAACTACGGGTCATCGTGTGTGCAGTGCTCACTTCGAAGGGGGCTCCAAAACCTACCAAAACAATGTGCCAACTGTATTTCCTCTACAAAAGTCTCACCCTAAAGTGATAAAAACACCAAGAAGACTACTTGTTCGCCACAAAGAAGAGGAAATACAAGAAGAGACTAAGGAAAATGAGCCGATGTGTCCGGAGGAGAATCAAATCGATAGTACCAATCACTGTAACAATGAACCCTCTCTTGAAGACAAGATTATTgaactcagacaacaagttgcagcACTTGAATCGCGGAATTCTAAATTAGAATTCGAATTAAGATTTGGACTGGAAAAATTCAAGTCTTTGGATGACGATATGCAGTATTATACTGGAATGGAAAACTATTCACAGTTTAAGGCTCTCTATAATTTTCTTGATGGGGGTGTGAACGCCTGTTCAAGACTGAACTACTGGGGTTCAAACAACTCGAACCTTCAACTAGACAGCTTGGAAAAGCGAGGTAAAAAACGCACTCTTCTTCCGATTGATGAACTTTTTTTGACCATGGCACGACTAAGAGTAAATATACCTGAAAAGGTTCTTTCTGACTGGTATAAAATCAGTTACATGCCCCAGACTTCACCTGAGCCGTTTGCTTACTTAGTGATACTCTTGTCCTGTATAGTTTGTTTTTAG
- the LOC137982941 gene encoding profilin-like isoform X1, with protein sequence MSWDSYIDNLIAQTKDSAGTVHSDKACIIGLDGGAPWTTAGHANALKLQGVEGQTIANCFKNKDFTAFQSSGVVAEGQKYNFLREEDGKLVLAKKKDHGALTMQASKTAIVIGHTTEGCQQGNTNKGVAVIAEYLESLGM encoded by the exons ATGTCTTGGGATAGCTATATTGATAACCTAATTGCACAAACAAAGGATTCTGCGGGCACAGTTCACAGTGACAAGGCCTGCATCATTGGGTTAGATGGAGGCGCTCCTTGGACAACTGCTGGACATGCAAACGCATTGAAG TTGCAAGGTGTAGAAGGGCAGACTATTGCCAATTGTTTCAAGAACAAGGATTTCACAGCCTTCCAAAGTAGTGGTGTCGTGGCTGAAGGTCAAAAGTATAACTTTTTGCGAGAAGAAGATGGCAAATTAGTTCTCGCGAAAAAGAAAGATCACGGAGCCCTTACAATGCAAGCAAGTAAGACAGCAATAGTTATTGGTCATACTACAGAGGGCTGCCAGCAGGGCAATACAAACAAGGGAGTTGCTGTCATTGCAGAGTATTTAGAAAGTTTGGGTATGTAA